tttatttatttatctattttgttgccacagagagagagagtgggctCGATTGTTTTGTCTGTGTCGCTTTCTGCGTCATGCAACCGCTTATTATTTCAAATGGCATTTCAAGTCCAGGATTATGCAGATGGTGTCCAATATTTGCTTgaggttatttttttgtgtgtatgaaTCTATTTAGCAGAGGGTGATAAGTGAGGCTGCAGTGACATCTAGAGGATGAGGGTGACATTGCAACATGAACCTAacctgtgtttatttttatggcTAACTGGAACTGTTCATAATTCGCTCCACCTTGACAAAGTTGCAGCTGTGTTAAGAATATTTCATTAATTCCAGTCTGGATTTTGTAGCCAGTGACTATCAGATGTACTTCCGAAAATATCACTCACATGATCCTTGATGTACAGTTCCTCTATTTTAACTCCACAGGCCCTTGCATGTGATTCCACTCAATTATAAATCCTTGTGTGGTTATGTCACGCCCACTTCTACCAGATCATTCCGTGTGGTATGCGAAAAAGCGAAGCCGGCCTTCTGCCATGCCAACGCTGGCGAGCGGCCATCTGCTTTGAGGCTGCCAGCGTGGGATCGCTGCCCGTTTTGACAAAAGGTCGCCATACCCCGGATTGGATCAAGTGACTTATTCTGAACTGCTTTACCGCCCACGGTGACGCACTCGTTGAAACCTGAACCCGTTTTGAGTGCGTGATGTCATAACGAGACGACGATAAATTACACTGCGACCGTTTGCCGGGCAAATTTGAATTCCTTCCAAGTATTCTCGACAGgcacttaaaaacaaaacgatgGATGGCTCCGCAGAGGCAAAAGCGGCTTTCTCATTCAGAGCCGTCGAGGTTCACGGAGTTTATTCCCGTGAATGGCGTAGGGGGGGGAAGCGGCAACATCACgagtcttttgttgttgctaggcaaacttggagatttgttttgattgccaAAAAGTGTCAACGTTGCGGCTAAAAATGCGTCTCGAGTCTCCTGAAAATGTTGTGACCAGTCGTTGAGTTTATTCAAGAAAGCCAGACAACCACGGCACTACTTGGAAAAAGTaggaaaggcaaaaaaaatacaaatataaaaatcacAGACGCAAACGTTACAAGTGTTATCACACTTACTCCCTCGTCCTTCCTTCGTACACTACAGTGCAAAAAATTAGGAACATGACTATCGTGTCGTTTCACACTCGCACACCGTATCTTGTCCATTATTCGGACCTAACTGACTTTGTTTGTTGCCCCCTGAGGGCCCCTCCACTTGTAAAACCACCAGGCCATAGAAAACATGTAGAGCACAAAAAACGCCGGGAATTCGTAGAGAACGACGACGACGAAGAACCCCCCCACCAGCAGGCTGCAGGTGAGCATTCTGCTGATGTGACTCAGGATGTACAAGACGCTCCACCACATGAAACCGCCGGACCCCCTGGAGGGACTTTGGCTTTCTTCTGTGGGGTTACTTCCCGCCGGATCCTGATCAACCTTTGTGTTTCTTCGGGAAGGACCATGGACCCTCTTGACTGAGTCATCTCCAATTTGTCTGCACTCAGGTTCTGATTCACGAGTGTCCACATGACTTTGCTTGGTTTGGACTCTCTCAGTGCCTCTTTTCGTTGCGTGACTTTCATCTGGATCCAAAACATCGTCATGGACGTTTGTTGTCGTCGGTTCTATGACCGAGGTTGCACCATTTTTGGAGATGCCGACACGGTCACCCGATGTGTCCGATTCCTCATTTTTCACCTCGAGAGCgcgaaaaacatttttttcccgatGGATGTTCTCAAGGTTCTTACATGATGTCGCCCCTTCAGTCTTGGGTTGAGCGTCCCCTATTTGGTTCGCATTGGCGGGTTGTATTCCGTAGCTTTCGGCCGATTGATTTTTCTGAGGCTCTTCTGTAAACGTGACAGCACGATCACAGTTCTTTGCGAGTCCGTCCGAAGCATCCCAAGATGCCACCTTGTCATCTATCGCATTGTGTGGTTCTTCCCATTCTTGGCTTCCTCGCCGTGAAATCTCATGACCATCCCGAGTCTTTGCTGTCGTGTCTGTTGTCGTCAACTCCCTCTGGCTTGTTTCTACGGCAGCTGCGAGCTGCTCGGTTTCATGTAGTCCTCCTTTTATCCAGGCTTCTTCATGCTTGTGACACTTacttaaaatgtcaacagagtCACAAGACACAAGCACGGGAGACCCGAGCGCGGTTATGTTTTCAGCACCGCCGACAGCGCCGGGTGTCTGGCGGTCCTCGGAGTTTAAGGAAACGTGATCCGGGAGAGCATGTGACGAGGTGGCCGGCTCTGCATTCCGAGGTACGTTCTGGTTCTCGCTCGCGGGGGGAACCAAAGCGGCGGTCTGCAGCCATTCCGACTCGGAAACTCCGCAATTGCGAGGCCCGTGAATAAACGCCTGCCACACGTCGCACACGGGGCTTTCGTGATCCGGGCTCGGACTTTTCCCGTTAAGAAAGGTTCCCCAAATATCATTGACAGACAGCGCAGCTTTTGCGGTCTCCACTTTGGCTCTCCCGGTCCAGATATTCCGGTCCATGTTGGAGCTCACCCACTGCTTCTGCTTCTCATTGTCCCAGTCCAGTGTAATCAGAGGAATTTGGTGATAGGTGAGGACTTGTTTCCTTCGGCGTTCAAGCAAATATTCCCCCGAGGGTTGAAGGGTGTTAGCGGGGTCACGCCACCTCTGggacaaaatgtctttcacGTGCGCCAAGCGCCCCGCTCGCTGTCGGCTTTTTAGGCTCGCCACCTGTCAAAGAGGTCACAAAGTtcaaagttggaaaaaaaactgtcacgctcaaagtaaaattaaattaaattaaattaaattaaattaaattaaattaaattaaattaaattaaattaaattaaattaaattaaattgccAGTTGATTTATTTCAGGCTTTCACAAAACAACTAAATAAGACAAACTCATCATAAATCCAGGAATGAACCTCACCAAAGGTTTGCGTTCAGCGGGCAAGAATAACGACGGACCCTCCGCTCTCATCTCCACCGCGTCACGCGGGTCCTCGGCCTCTGCGAGTCGACAAGGGTCAGAGTTtatgagggggggggcggctttgaccAACGTAATATAATCGTGACACATGTAAACACACCTGCGGCAAGTGTCAGCATGTCCGTAAATTCTTTTTCCTGTGTGCTCGCCCTCCTGTAATAGCACACACGTGTCAGTCTCCCgtgtttattctttttttcttcagcaggggaTGATGTCACtcgcaggaaaaaaataataatcccaCTATGCAATCAGATGAGCATGTACACACAGGAAGTGCCTGTCTGTCTCCATCCAGCagtcgagagagagagacaccaGCACCATATACGGGCAAAATAATCCATCCCTGCAAAATTACGTAATTGCACTGGAGTTGCCAGCTCCGACTTTAACACCAAAAGCAAAACTCTCCCCTACCTGTTGGTTCTGAGGCAactcctcttcatcttcagtTCCTCTTGGACTTGTTGCTTGGCAGGACTCTTCAGGTGGCAGAACATGACGTAGTTCATCTCCTGGTTGTTCGCCCAAAAAGTGCCGGCCGAGGTCTCGTAGCACAGGCAGAACTCGACCCGAGTCCCCTCTTTCTCCAGCGGAAGAGCCACCGTGTACTGGAAGGTGAAGCGATCCGTTTTCCGATCGCTCGATCCGGGTACGTAGTCGGCCGGCAGGTCAAAGTGGCTCTTCCAGCCGTCCAGGGTGATGCGGGCGTAGACGGACTTACTGAAGCAGAGGTTGAGGACCCGCACGTACCCTCTGAGATTTGTAGTTCCCGGGAGGAGCTCCACCCTCTCCAGCTCCACCATCTGCTCCTCCAACCGCCGCACCAGTTCCTCCTCAGATGAGGGCGCCGTAAAAAGACACGAGAGGTAGAACTCCTCTTGCGGCGGCGACTTTCCTTCCGTGTCCTCACCGGCGTGGACGTCGTCGTACTCCTTGACGGAGACCAGGTTGAGCCCGAAGGCGTCGGCGAAGGAAACCTTCCTCCGGACTGTGGAAGTTGCTTCCCACTCGGGTTCTTCCTCATCAGCAGTGGAGCCCCAAGGGGGGAAGGCCTCCATCCTGACCTCTTCTTCCTGTCTTCCTAAAGACAACCTATCCTCCTCCAGGGGTTGAATGGACAGAGCCTCCATGTTAGCCAGCTGTCGGCCTGTCCTGCCGTCCGTCTGCCTCGGAGGGTGACGCCGAGCGCAGTGCCCTCAGCCTGTCCGGGGGGGTGACACCGGAGAAGGGGCGAGCGAGAGAAGAGGCTACGTGACTG
This genomic window from Syngnathus acus chromosome 23, fSynAcu1.2, whole genome shotgun sequence contains:
- the ppp1r3aa gene encoding uncharacterized protein ppp1r3aa, producing the protein MEALSIQPLEEDRLSLGRQEEEVRMEAFPPWGSTADEEEPEWEATSTVRRKVSFADAFGLNLVSVKEYDDVHAGEDTEGKSPPQEEFYLSCLFTAPSSEEELVRRLEEQMVELERVELLPGTTNLRGYVRVLNLCFSKSVYARITLDGWKSHFDLPADYVPGSSDRKTDRFTFQYTVALPLEKEGTRVEFCLCYETSAGTFWANNQEMNYVMFCHLKSPAKQQVQEELKMKRSCLRTNRRASTQEKEFTDMLTLAAEAEDPRDAVEMRAEGPSLFLPAERKPLVASLKSRQRAGRLAHVKDILSQRWRDPANTLQPSGEYLLERRRKQVLTYHQIPLITLDWDNEKQKQWVSSNMDRNIWTGRAKVETAKAALSVNDIWGTFLNGKSPSPDHESPVCDVWQAFIHGPRNCGVSESEWLQTAALVPPASENQNVPRNAEPATSSHALPDHVSLNSEDRQTPGAVGGAENITALGSPVLVSCDSVDILSKCHKHEEAWIKGGLHETEQLAAAVETSQRELTTTDTTAKTRDGHEISRRGSQEWEEPHNAIDDKVASWDASDGLAKNCDRAVTFTEEPQKNQSAESYGIQPANANQIGDAQPKTEGATSCKNLENIHREKNVFRALEVKNEESDTSGDRVGISKNGATSVIEPTTTNVHDDVLDPDESHATKRGTERVQTKQSHVDTRESEPECRQIGDDSVKRVHGPSRRNTKVDQDPAGSNPTEESQSPSRGSGGFMWWSVLYILSHISRMLTCSLLVGGFFVVVVLYEFPAFFVLYMFSMAWWFYKWRGPQGATNKVS